The genome window AGTACATGTGATCGAGTAACTGTGAAAGTCCAGGACTAGCGATCATACTGTCCTTACGCTTCTACACTATTTTAAACAAGCCCTTGTCTACTTCCAAAATTTTCAAGTACTGACATATGGAAAAAGTGCGCTTGCTTTTGGGGATTTCTCCAGtctcttttctttgtactttGTCCACTGTTCGCAGAATCATATCGACTTGCCAGCTAGCTTGTCTCCAAGATATGCTGTTATCTAGTTAGGTTATAATCTAGACAGCAGAACAACATGAAGGCATGTCAGTTCTTGGTAAACGCATTTCCTTTCAGATTCGGTTTCCTTTCAACACGCTCCAACGTGTGTTTAAAGTAACGGCCAAACTGCCTAGCTAGCCAACTGGCTACCGGAAACAGCTAGCATGCTAATCAGCTAGAAGCAGTTTAAGCTGGAGTACTCCTTCCTATAAGAATCCTATCAAGGTATCATGTTAAATGTCGtatattattttctaattatgAAGCATTGTAGTGCTTATAATTAACAGTTGCATCCACCATCCATTTTCGTGCTACTTTCTCTGGAAATTCTGCTACTGCGAGTTAATATAGTCATGCATACTTTGATCCCCAAAAGACTCACTGGAAAAACATTCGGGCTGATAAAGTAGCAAAACTTAAAATTGGACATGGGGAGTCATCAAACACAAGCCACCAAGGGTACTTTAAAGACTAAATTACAGTCCAATATATTATGTATTAGTAAAACAAGAtagaaatggaaaaataataataataataataaagatccCACAAATTCCCTTGTAGAGGCAACGTGCTCATCAATGAAAAAAGATCGAGGAATTCAAATGGGAAATTAACACATAAATACGCATTATTTTACAGCCGTAACATCTGAAAATCATACGAATGAACAACGCATGAGCTGAACGTACCTGCCGACGACCAGGACGTCTGTAATAAAATGGCACAATTATTGGACCTACAGTACGTAATCCGCTACGCAATTCGTTTTTCTAATTACATGACACTGAATCCCAGCTAATGCGGTACAGTTTCGTGACTTTTTCCACATGAAGTAGTCTTCAGCCTCAGCTTTTGCATTAGCTATCTTATACTATTCACAAAGACTCTTCATGATGTTTGTTTAGTAATGTACTCTCTTAATGGGTTATAGATCTGACTATACATGGTAAATCTctatttaagaaaataaataactacacaATTTCCCCTAAACACAAATGTATTCAATCAGCCAAGAAGTTTGGTTTGGAGtcaggcaaaaaaaagaaaaaagaaaaaattttgTGCCACACCTGTAAAGCTGATATAGCAATAGAAGTGTGTCTCATACTTACTTTAAACAACAATGTATCTTTAAAGTTTAGGAGGCAAAGTCAAgaagaaccacacacacacacaaacacacacataaacacaaaaaaaacccaatacaaATGTGATTCTGGATTTCCAAAATGGCCGCCTCCATGACGGTACAATGTTCAGCTACGCTGTGAAGTTTTCagccagcaaaaaaaaaaaaactggatgTGGTTCAAGGAAGACTTCAAATACCGAATATGTATTAGCTGATTAGTTACAAGTGGTCTAAGGAGGGAAattgtgcacttttttttttgccagacaATTCCAGTGAGATCCGTATTTTCCTTAAACATCATGTAAACCCTACTGTACCTGATTCACTGCATTTGATGTGGGATTAGTCACGTGCTGCTAATCAGTCCGTTCTGTAATATACGGTGATACTCAACGTGGGTTCGTTCTTGAATTTACAAGAATTGGTCCGATGTGGGTTCTATGTGATTTACACGACTAGATTTTATACATCAAGAACGCGCCTGCAGTTCAGCCATTGCGCTTGCCAACCAACCCTCGGACGGTAAGTGTACATATTCCTACTTGCGCTGTCAGTTTAGCGGATTGTGTGTGCGAAGGGGTTTATGCTTTTATTCGCATGTCGCATTTGGACAACGTGAAAGCTCTCAGACTAGAGACGGTCACAAAAGAAGGTCCGGCAGTGTACACATCAGAGGTATGTGCAGATCCTATACTTATCGGTAAAttaagttgtttaaaaaaaaaaatttgtttttaaaaaattgttctgAGCATATCACTCAACATCTCCGGAGCCAGAGGAGGACGTGGAGGCTGAGGAGCGGCGCCTCCGGCCATTGGACTTGCAGAGCATGCTGGGATGGAAGCCGTCGTGGCGGCGCGCATGCTTGGTCAGGTGGTCGCTGCGCATGAAGCACTTGCTGCAGAGGGGACAGGCGAAGCGCTTCTCGCCCGTGTGTGTACGAAAGTGGCGCGTCAGCTCATCTGATCGGGAGAAGCGCTTGCTGCAGCTGGGCCATGTGCACTGGAATGGTCTCTCACctaaagaaggagagagagagagatggagagagagagaaagagattcaGCACAATGTGTTCAGAACACGGCTGTCTGGGGATTTCTTTGTTCTGGCCATAGTGATTCACACATCAGTGATGAATGTATCTAGTTTGTAGAGATAAATTTGTTCTGCCATAAACACAGCTGGTCATGGCTAGAGTTTCATTTCAGGAAGGAAACAAAAAGGTCCGAAAGTGAGATTTTAAGGAACAAGTGCACTGGCATCCTCAGGTGGATGGTTTGAAGTCTTTACTTACAGGAACCTACTTATGAAATGAACAGCGTTAAGACACACAAGTGGACAACAGTTGTACTTTTACAATAGGCCTATTTGTACTACCGTATTATTTACAATAGGCTATTGAACGACccaactgactgactgacttattaaataaacaaatcgctttaataaatggatggatagatagactaAAAGTCCCTCATCTGCTGTTCAGGCAAAGGAGATAAATATAATCACTGTTTAATCTCTGGTTTATGAGCACCATATAACCCATAAAGCACAGATTGTTACTGGAAACTCAGTAAAGAAGCCACGTGTACTGGGTGTGTACAACAGgtcataaagagagagagagagagagagagagtgtatgtaaatgtatgtcAAAGAGGGTGACGTCATCTTTTCAGATTACCATAATGCACTGTTTATATGGTTATctcatgtaataataataataataataataataataataataatctcttaTTAGTCACACAAAGCTACCAAAACAAATCAAGTGAACACTGAATAATCTGCTCGGTTCAATCACAGACCCTCAGGTCAGAAGTTGTTTTGTCACTATTTAAAAAGATCCCTTGATGCAACCCTGTATTACTTCATCCTGCTGTCCTGCCAAAGCTGATGAAACTGTTGTTGTGCTCTCCGAGTAACATTTTGTCCCGTTACCACCTCACGGTGCGCTCTGCTTGCGGTTACGCCCCCTTCCGCGCGCACGACCACGCTGTTTACGCATGCGGCCCCGCCCCCTCCTCACAGTCACGCCCCTTTTTTCCCTGCCACATGCGCTACCTTTAGAGAAAACCACGAGTCCAAAACGTCAAAGAagcgaatatatatatatatatatatatatatatatatatatatatatatatataggcctaCATATATTTGCTTGCCGTGTCCACACACAAGTATAACCtattatttgttcatttcatattttgaactgaaatgtgtctgtacatatgtgtgtgtgtgtgtgtgtgtgttggggaaaCAATACTGTATGTGGATTTGATTTTTAGACGTGGGCTATTCCTGGACCTGTAGCATTCCGTATACACTAAAGACACACAGTAGAGCCCACGCTTTCAGCACGTGCGCGCTATATGCCGCGTTGCCAGattgtgtatgattgtgtatgATTGTTTTTAATGAGGTCTGGTACCTGGTCCAGATTGAATACACGTCAGCGTGTGAACGCTTGATATACAGTCGGTCAGGAAATCCAGTACGTACCGGTGTGTACACGGCAGTGCGCTTTCAGATGAGAAGACTTTCCGTAGATCTTGCCACATCCCGCGTAGGGACAGCGGTGCTTCTTCTCGGCGCTCTGCCGCCTGCGCCCCGGCCGCTCGCTCCCAGCCGCTCGGCACTTCTCCTTCACGCCGGATTGAGCATTTGCGGCGCTTTCTACCGAGCTCTTAGGACACACTCCGCCGCACTGGTTCAAGTCCAGCAGGATCATCGCCACCATGAGCAGCGTGCGGCTCTCCTGGCTCTCCATCTCCGCCTCCACATCCGCTCCGTCCGTGGAGGGCAGCGCGCGCGTCGCGACGACATCCACATCCGTCATGATCGTCTGGAGGTTTCTTACAAGACCAGACAAGTAAAACGCCGAGGTGTTACAAGGTGTCCGGGAGAAAAAGAGAACCCCCCCCCtccttaaaaaacaacaacaacacaatgttcctttttcttcttcggAGCTCTTGTGCAACAAGCTGCGAGTCCGCTCCAGGGAACGTGATGTTCCCCACGCGTGTCCGTCAATATCTGTGCAGTCTGGAAGTCTTTCCGTGTacgtcaaaaacaaacaaacaacggGTTTGTCCAATTTCCAGCCGCGTGTCGGACAAATCCCAAAAGTCGTGCCGTTGCCTTGCTGGTCCTCTTCATAACTGCGTCAAAACTTGTGTGAGCGCGCGCGCCGCCGCCGCCGCAGTGTTTTTCGCTGTTCTCTTTCTCAAAAGAAACAATTTCGCGGAATCCCAGGGCGTCATCGCGACACcgcgctctgattggtcactTCCCGAACGCTGTCTCACGCGCTACCAGGAATCCCCGAGCAAACGGCGGAAATGTGGCTCGCGCTGTCCAATCGCGTCCTCCCTGGGCGTGGCGAGCGGCCTTGGACTAGCGTGCACCCGGAAACCATAACATAGATGGTGTGTCCTAAACCGCACTCGAGCGTGCTTAAGTAGCATGCTAAAGCAAATACTGCAATACTGTAGCCTATAGGTCGTGTGTTAGTTTTACACTGTGTTCAGGGCCGTGCTGTGCGTTCGCGTTCGGGGAGGCGTCATGAGGGGTAACGACCTCACTGAACTGCCCCTGGCACCGAGTCCGCCTCGTGCATACAGGCCTACGCACTGTCATGAATTCCGTCTGATCTAATGGTCTAATTATGTTGCAGAATTGTACACAAGGTGATACTATACTGTAACAACCACGGTATGGATTAGCTTAAAAAAGAAAGCTACAAAGACAGATGTGAGCTATAACCTAATGGAGGCCACACGTTTACATCCAACCATGTGTGGTGTTGGATTTTCTTACTTACACGTGCACTTTAGTAGGTCAGTAGCATGCATATATATAGcctatatgtatgtatgcatatatatatatatatatatatatatatatatatatatatatatatatatatatatatatatatatatatatatgtgtgtgtatatatatatatatatatatatatatatatatatatatatatatatatatatatatatatatataacatctgGGGAATGAGTGTAACCTGACCCTTTTCACAGTAATCCCCGGGACACTGTTCTTGGAAAGTGAAATTGTTTACACCCAAGAAGTGAGATAGGACATAATGTAGCTTATGCAAACAACAGGCAATGCACATTCTGGAATTTAgagttggttttttttctttatttttgccagtcattatataataataataataataataataataataataataataataatcagattaGTGTTGTTTACGTACCATGCATCGGCTAATAAACATGTTCACGTTGTTAAAGTGTTATTTGAGTTTCAACTCCCCAAGATTCTTTGCCTGATAGCATTTTACTAACTTGTTATTGAGTAactaatcataatcataatcagtTCTGCGATTAAATGAATAAAGCAGCCTAAAGACCACCTATACGTGGCagtctgtgtacacacacacacacacacaaacacacacgttctGTCTCTTTCACCGTCACGCCTCCTTACTTGAACGCAGCACAAAAACAACAGGCTACGATCGCAGCCACTGAAATCTGATCTTTTAGTTAGTAAATACCtatcgttgctatagtaacaactttAGTAGCATCTGAAACCAGCAAGCACATGCGGGTCACGCGCGTGCCCGCATCCCCGGCGCAGGTCTGTGGAACAGAATGTTCCCTGAATAAAGAGACGGTGAGCTCGAGCGGCGCCCAACGGCGGAGTCGTGCTACTGCAGGGTGAACTCGGCCAGTGTGGGTGGATCACCAGTGTGTTGGTGGCCAGCGTTTGCCTGGATTGTATGCATGAATATGTCGCTGTAGACCGAGCTGTTCAAACAGGTAGACCATCTTTCCCAGCTGGTAAACTATTTTCCAGctatccaaccatccatttcccataaagcttatcctacacagactGGAGACTATTCCAGGGAATTCGGGGCagggaaaggggaggggggtcaccctggacacacacattcacacactacggacagtttggaaatgccaataagcctacaatgcattaatgactggggaggaaaccagagtacctggtagaacccccgaagcacagggaggacatgcaaactccgcgcataAAGGgccggaggtgggattcaaacccccaacctcgGAGGTGTGAAGTAAACATactagccactaagccaccatgcctccGGCTTTCTTATTACTTCATTAAACTAACCAACAAAGGCTTGGCATTTCATAATTGCTTTACTGTTGTGatattttcctaaaaaataACTTGCCTATGATGTAGCACAAGTAATAATTACCAGCTTGCAAAGGTGACACAGTTTGACCAGATTGGCCTGTGTTTTGGTAGTTTTTCTTTCTAATGTGAATTTAGTGGTGTATTTTACTTTTGTGCACCAAATGTCATttcataatttcatttaaatgaaatttgaTTAAATTCAGATATTATTCTCAAATAAAGTGTATTACATTACTTGATAAAGTAGGGCACAATGAAATACACTATTCTGCTGAATGCAAAACACAACAATTAAACAGTTTGATTaaatctaaaacaaaaaaacaaacaaacaatacatgaataaaatacTATTTAAACGTTTAGTACTCCAGATTAAACTTTCTCCCTAAATTCACTGacagccctttttttttgtttttcctgcaTTAGGTTCTTCTCTCATAAACCTAAGcctgtctttttctctgtccTTGACATAAACGCCACTTTCTCTACTGCCCTAAAAAATGGAGTCAAAAGATTATTTAAATACTACAGTTTATATCTTTTTAAGCCTAGACATTACATaaacttttagaaaaaaaagtctaattcttaaaaaaaacaaacagacaaaacaaaaacacaataccATTCTTTAATAGACTACACCAGCAATTAAGTTGGtttgaaaatgattcaatagTGCCACCTGCAGGTAGGAATACGTCACGGCATAATCATTTAAATGCGCGGTAaataatttgaatatattttacattttaaattaaataattggaAACTGAAAAATTTTGAAGGCAAATTCAGCATCGTTGGTGCTGGATCAATTTAATCGTCTACAGCTGGTAGTGCTGTTAATAATATCCGTGTCAGTGAGGTGTGGTATAATGCTttggaaaatatttcatttttagctGGCAGGCTCTGGGTCACAATATGtcatctactactactactactactactactactactactactactactactactactactactactactactactactactactactactactactactac of Ictalurus punctatus breed USDA103 chromosome 22, Coco_2.0, whole genome shotgun sequence contains these proteins:
- the klf9 gene encoding Krueppel-like factor 9 → MTDVDVVATRALPSTDGADVEAEMESQESRTLLMVAMILLDLNQCGGVCPKSSVESAANAQSGVKEKCRAAGSERPGRRRQSAEKKHRCPYAGCGKIYGKSSHLKAHCRVHTGERPFQCTWPSCSKRFSRSDELTRHFRTHTGEKRFACPLCSKCFMRSDHLTKHARRHDGFHPSMLCKSNGRRRRSSASTSSSGSGDVE